In Juglans microcarpa x Juglans regia isolate MS1-56 chromosome 8D, Jm3101_v1.0, whole genome shotgun sequence, the following are encoded in one genomic region:
- the LOC121242341 gene encoding uncharacterized protein LOC121242341 → MRLLSWNCRGLGNPRTVRDLSMLVKIHKPSILFLMETKLQKKNLDGLKLKLGFKYLFSVDSVGRSGGMVLLWAEDVHIKISTYSQKHINMWVVQSEVEWMLTCFYGNPKTEKRYEGWGILRHLNRLQPKRWLCLGDFNEILYHSEKYGGARREEKQIADFRSVLQDCQLKDLGCIQGKYTWSNLRKDYNFTKERLDRVTTNSEWCAAFGGGDVKVLASYSSDHCPILMAVGQQNVWTEKPAQLCRYEDSWSLFSDCEEVITHTWHRYGRNKEGLSKINTKLEGCLQKNKRNSITKIIDENGRTISNSKHIGEAFTQYFKELLATSNPINLDNSMHPVKRKVSQQMNEALLAPFRKEEIEDVVFQMGPHKAPGPNGGMELVFIRNTGL, encoded by the exons ATGAGGcttctaagttggaactgccgagggcttggcaaccctcggacagttagaGATCTTAGCATGTTGGTTAAGATCCACAAGCCTAGCATTTTGTTTCTTATGGAAACAAAATTGCAAAAGAAGAACTTAGATGGTTTGAAACTGAAATTAGGATTCAAGTATTTATTTTCAGTTGATAGTGTGGGAAGAAGTGGAGGTATGGTTCTGTTATGGGCAGAGGATGTGCATATCAAAATAAGCACCTACTcacaaaaacatattaatatgtgGGTTGTTCAATCAGAAGTTGAGTGGATGCTCACTTGTTTTTATGGAAACCCTAAAacagaaaagagatatgaaggGTGGGGAATCTTGAGACATCTAAATCGTCTTCAGCCTAAAAGATGGTTATGTctaggtgattttaatgaaattctatATCACAGTGAAAAGTATGGAGGGGCTCGAAGAGAAGAGAAACAGATAGCAGATTTTAGAAGTGTTTTGCAAGATTGCCAGTTGAAGGATTTGGGTTGTATCCAAGGAAAGTATACATGGTCTAATTTAAGAAAGGATTATAATTTCACAAAGGAAAGGCTCGATAGAGTCACTACCAACTCTGAGTGGTGTGCAGCTTTTGGTGGGGGAGATGTTAAAGTGTTAGCATCATACTCTTCAGATCATTGTCCTATTTTGATGGCAGTTGGGCAACAGAATGTTTGGACTGAGAAACCAGCACAACTTTGTAGATATGAGGATAGTTGGTCTCTGTTCTCTGATTGTGAGGAGGTTATTACTCATACTTGGCATAGATATGGCAGAAACAAAGAAGGTCTTTCAAAGATAAATACAAAACTTGAAGGATGTTTACAG aaaaataagagaaatagtATAACCAAGATTATTGATGAGAATGGAAGgacaatttcaaattcaaagcaCATTGGAGAAGCTTTCACTCAGTATTTCAAAGAGCTTCTTGCAACCTCAAATCCCATAAATTTGGACAATTCGATGCATCCAGTTAAAAGAAAAGTTAGTCAACAGATGAATGAAGCTCTTTTGGCACCTTTTAGAAAAGAGGAAATTGAGGATGTTGTATTCCAGATGGGACCACACAAAGCACCAGGGCCAAATGGGGGTATGGAGCTTGTTTTTATCAGAAATACTGGTCTGTGA
- the LOC121242342 gene encoding uncharacterized protein LOC121242342 — protein MGVEEEEEPEKTDAALVVIEETKVEEIGELLGISLHAIAGIEEEEHINQHNWWSSEGLWLQVLDATTLDSKEVVLPGVKQMLENFQGIFIEPTPPLKSYDHKMQLQEGAKPTCVHRILTWISLNGCLIHQLSKYGHFMAITHPYIAMTVARAFMENAFKLHGFPQTIVSDRDLVFTSHFWKELLKICGTNVLLSTTYHPQTDGQIEATNKEAQSKMKFFADLKWTDKEYKEVDFVYLMMCPYRQLLVAMCRNLKIVLQYYGPFKIIWRVGKVVYELDLPPKSCIYPIFHILCLKRKLGNGIQPNANLPIVTREGAIAPKLEKILQIRLKQRGNTANVDVLVQWCRKGEEDATWEDLSTLQ, from the exons ATGGGggtagaagaagaggaagaaccTGAGAAAACAGATGCAGCTTTGGTTGTAATAGAGGAGACCAAGGTTGAAGAAATAGGGGAATTGCTAGGCATTTCATTACATGCCATAGCAGG TATTGAGGAAGAAGAGCACATTAACCAGCATAATTGGTGGTCATCTGAAGGCTTATGGCTTCAAGTTTTGGATGCAACTACATTGGACTCTAAGGAGGTTGTTTTACCAGGAGTAAAGCAAATGTTGGAAAATTTTCAGGGTATTTTCATTGAACCTACGCCCCCTCTTAAGAGCTATGATCACAAAATGCAGCTGCAGGAAGGAGCCAAGCCTACTTGTGTTCACAG GATATTaacatggatttcattgaatgGTTGCCTCATTCACCAATTGAGCAAATATGGACATTTCATGGCCATCACCCATCCATACATTGCTATGACCGTAGCAAGAGCCTTCATGGAAAATGCTTTCAAATTACATGGGTTCCCACAAACAATTGTTAGTGATAGAGATCTAGTGTTCACAAGTCATTTCTGGAAGGAGCTATTAAAAATTTGTGGCACAAATGTTTTACTCAGCACAACATATCATCCCCAAACTGATGGCCAGATTGAGGCCACGAATAAG GAAGCACAGTCAAAGATGAAGTTCTTCGCAGATCTGAAGTGGACGGACAAAGAATACAAAGAGGTAGACTTTGTTTACCTCATGATGTGTCCCTATAGGCAATTGTTAGTGGCCATGTGCCGGAATCTTAAGATTGTGCTACAGTACTATGGTCCTTTCAAGATCATATGGCGAGTTGGAAAAGTTGTGTATGAGCTTGATTTACCTCCCAAATCTTGCATCTATCCTATCTTTCACATCTTGTGTCTTAAGAGAAAGCTAGGGAATGGGATTCAACCTAACGCTAATCTACCGATTGTGACTCGAGAGGGAGCCATTGCTCCAAAACTAGAGAAGATTCTGCAGATAAGACTTAAGCAAAGAGGAAACACGGCTAACGTAGACGTGTTGGTACAATGGTGTAGAAAGGGTGAGGAAGATGCGACTTGGGAGGATCTCTCCACTCTGCAATGA